A window from Methylococcus mesophilus encodes these proteins:
- a CDS encoding cation-translocating P-type ATPase, which yields MRRDVSASRFNDLPREDEGLDAVEAAARRVRYGANEILEVVGNPWAGLAQETLKDPMIWFLIGTGGVYAALGSYTEAATLLLAILPLVGMDAFLHRRTQASTEGLSRQLAQKARVIRDGVVVEMPAVELVPGDWVQVATGEPFPADGLIIGGENLQADESSLTGESLPAPKRPMARWPAARSSGQAVWIGGEHWGFAGTRLLTGEAKFRVVYTGAQTLYGEIVHAAAQGGRERTPLQNAIGHLVGLLVVSAGVLCLILAGVRLRQGHDWVDALVSAATLAVAALPEEFPVVFTVFLGVGVYRLARRKALVRRGVSVENIGRLTCICSDKTGTITEGRLRLEHLYPAETSSDAELLHLAALASRAETGDPMDLAIIERLADAPDRKTPDSILATYPYTEQRRRETAVLKLDGEILAASKGSPEIMLAISDLDSARRAEWSDQVDRLAAQGHKVLACVYWRLGERWSGGEPDRNGSFAGLLACEDPVRGGVPEAVRQCREAGIRLIMVTGDHPATAACVAREIGLGDPVPGVLSGDEMAKRLENGATTDLGKVDVVARALPAQKLDLVRALKAEGEIVAVTGDGVNDVPALQAADIGVAMGGRGTRSAREAASIVLLDDDFSTIVHAIAEGRQLFRNLQMSFLYILMIHIPLVVTATFIPLAGYPILYLPIHIVWLEAIIHPTALLVFQELPARGPLQPVRRRQAKRFFGTMEWVMIALAGALLTALIIWSYDRSLLPGRNVEHARAMAMVVLSCASAAITAVLSRLRTGAAWFMSLATLVLTGLLVQTPVLASYLHLQPLHRDDWLIAAVGGFLSVAAPILICSVRRNS from the coding sequence ATGCGCCGAGACGTCTCAGCATCACGCTTTAACGACCTGCCCAGAGAAGACGAGGGCTTGGATGCCGTCGAAGCGGCGGCCCGGCGAGTTCGTTACGGGGCCAACGAGATTCTGGAAGTCGTAGGCAACCCCTGGGCCGGTTTGGCGCAGGAGACGCTGAAGGATCCGATGATCTGGTTCCTGATCGGGACCGGCGGTGTTTATGCCGCCTTGGGCAGCTATACCGAGGCGGCGACCTTGCTGCTGGCGATTCTTCCCCTCGTCGGCATGGATGCTTTCCTGCATCGCCGCACACAGGCTTCCACCGAAGGCCTGAGCCGCCAACTGGCCCAGAAGGCACGGGTCATCCGGGACGGCGTTGTGGTGGAGATGCCCGCAGTCGAGCTGGTGCCGGGGGACTGGGTGCAGGTGGCTACCGGCGAACCGTTTCCCGCCGACGGGCTGATCATCGGCGGCGAAAACCTGCAGGCGGATGAATCTTCGCTGACCGGCGAATCCTTGCCGGCGCCCAAGCGGCCGATGGCGCGTTGGCCCGCGGCCCGGTCTTCCGGGCAGGCGGTCTGGATCGGGGGCGAGCATTGGGGGTTCGCCGGTACCCGGTTGCTGACCGGCGAGGCCAAGTTCCGTGTCGTGTATACCGGCGCGCAGACCCTTTACGGGGAGATCGTCCACGCGGCGGCGCAAGGCGGCCGTGAACGTACGCCGCTGCAAAACGCCATCGGTCATCTGGTCGGCTTACTGGTCGTCAGCGCCGGGGTGCTGTGCCTGATCCTGGCCGGCGTGCGGTTGCGCCAGGGGCATGACTGGGTCGATGCCCTGGTCAGCGCCGCGACTTTGGCTGTGGCGGCATTGCCAGAAGAGTTTCCGGTGGTGTTCACGGTCTTTCTGGGCGTCGGAGTGTATCGGCTGGCCCGGCGGAAGGCGCTGGTCCGGCGCGGGGTCTCGGTGGAAAATATCGGCCGTCTCACCTGCATCTGCTCGGACAAGACCGGCACGATCACCGAAGGCCGATTGCGGCTGGAGCATCTGTATCCTGCGGAGACGAGTTCGGACGCCGAGCTCCTGCACCTGGCGGCGCTCGCCAGCCGGGCCGAAACCGGCGATCCCATGGACTTGGCGATCATCGAGCGCCTGGCCGACGCGCCCGACCGGAAGACGCCGGATTCCATCCTCGCCACGTATCCCTATACCGAGCAGCGGCGGCGCGAAACCGCCGTGCTGAAGCTGGACGGGGAGATTCTGGCGGCGAGCAAAGGTTCGCCGGAAATCATGCTGGCGATCTCGGACCTGGATTCCGCCCGGCGGGCCGAGTGGAGCGACCAGGTCGACCGCCTAGCCGCCCAAGGGCACAAGGTGCTTGCCTGTGTTTACTGGAGATTGGGTGAACGCTGGTCGGGCGGGGAGCCGGACCGCAACGGCAGCTTCGCCGGCCTGCTGGCCTGCGAAGACCCGGTTCGGGGTGGTGTGCCCGAGGCCGTCCGGCAATGCCGGGAAGCCGGGATAAGGCTCATCATGGTCACCGGCGACCATCCGGCCACGGCGGCCTGCGTCGCGAGGGAAATCGGCCTGGGTGACCCTGTCCCAGGGGTCCTATCGGGTGACGAGATGGCGAAACGGCTGGAGAACGGCGCGACCACGGACCTCGGAAAGGTCGACGTAGTGGCGCGTGCCCTGCCGGCCCAGAAGTTGGATCTGGTGCGGGCCCTGAAGGCGGAAGGGGAAATCGTTGCCGTCACCGGCGACGGGGTCAACGATGTGCCCGCCTTGCAGGCCGCCGACATCGGAGTGGCGATGGGCGGGCGCGGCACACGGAGCGCGAGAGAAGCCGCCTCCATCGTCCTGCTGGACGACGATTTCAGCACCATCGTGCATGCCATCGCCGAAGGCCGGCAGCTGTTCCGCAATTTACAGATGAGCTTCTTGTACATCCTGATGATCCACATCCCGCTGGTCGTCACCGCGACTTTCATTCCGCTCGCGGGCTATCCCATCCTCTATCTGCCCATCCACATCGTTTGGCTGGAGGCGATCATTCACCCGACGGCGCTGCTGGTGTTCCAGGAGCTGCCGGCGCGCGGTCCGCTGCAACCGGTGCGCAGACGGCAGGCAAAGCGGTTTTTCGGCACGATGGAGTGGGTCATGATCGCCCTGGCCGGCGCCCTGCTGACGGCGTTGATCATCTGGAGCTATGACCGCAGCCTGCTGCCCGGCCGCAACGTCGAGCATGCCCGGGCCATGGCCATGGTGGTGCTGTCCTGTGCCAGCGCCGCGATCACGGCGGTGTTGAGCCGGCTGCGCACCGGAGCTGCCTGGTTCATGTCCTTGGCGACTTTAGTGCTGACCGGGCTGCTGGTGCAGACGCCGGTGTTGGCGAGCTATCTGCACCTGCAGCCTTTGCATCGCGACGACTGGCTCATCGCTGCCGTCGGCGGCTTCCTGTCGGTGGCCGCGCCCATTCTCATTTGTTCGGTTCGGCGCAATTCTTAG
- a CDS encoding sigma-54 interaction domain-containing protein encodes MENTLPDRPTELLKEGQLSPVLTFQEPRSLSLSIRASALVFEDPSSRRLLDHVERIAPSDATVLIIGETGTGKELIARHIHALSNRRNGPFGALNCASLSESLIESELFGHEKGAFTGAVGAKEGWFETAHGGTLFLDEVGDLPLGLQAKLLRVLQEREVVRVGARRATPIDVRVIAATNVNLEEAVEAGRFRADLYYRFNVANVRLIPLRERSGDILPLARHFLNIYGKRLGYTEALLTPEAEQILLDYDWPGNIRELENAIHRALLVCPGDRLRACDFKLSGLKTQAPAPSISTSSLENALKVLCERSPPKLFELIEKTVIRTAYDYCEQNQVQTARLLDISRNVLRHRLAIYGMLPGDKPPEPERPLPARQHGYVPPAAELGCCD; translated from the coding sequence ATGGAAAACACTCTTCCCGATCGACCAACCGAACTGCTCAAGGAAGGACAACTCTCCCCGGTCCTGACTTTCCAGGAACCTCGTTCGCTCTCGCTCTCCATCCGCGCCAGCGCCTTAGTGTTCGAGGATCCCTCTTCGCGCCGGCTGTTGGATCACGTCGAGCGGATCGCACCCAGCGACGCCACTGTGCTCATCATCGGCGAAACCGGCACCGGCAAGGAACTGATCGCCCGTCACATTCATGCCCTCAGCAACCGGCGCAACGGCCCCTTCGGTGCATTGAACTGCGCCTCCCTGTCTGAGTCGCTGATCGAAAGCGAGCTGTTCGGCCACGAGAAGGGCGCGTTCACCGGGGCCGTGGGGGCCAAGGAAGGCTGGTTCGAAACCGCCCACGGCGGCACCCTGTTCCTCGACGAGGTCGGCGACCTGCCTTTGGGGCTGCAGGCCAAGCTGCTGCGGGTGCTGCAGGAGCGTGAAGTGGTCAGAGTCGGCGCGCGCCGGGCCACGCCGATCGACGTGCGGGTCATCGCCGCCACCAATGTGAACCTGGAAGAAGCCGTGGAAGCCGGTCGCTTCCGGGCCGATCTGTACTACCGCTTCAACGTGGCGAACGTGCGGCTGATCCCGCTGCGGGAACGCTCCGGCGACATCCTGCCCCTGGCCCGCCATTTCCTGAATATCTACGGCAAGCGCCTGGGCTATACCGAGGCCTTGCTGACGCCGGAAGCCGAGCAAATCCTGCTGGACTACGACTGGCCGGGCAATATCCGCGAGTTGGAGAACGCCATCCACCGCGCCCTGCTGGTCTGCCCCGGAGACCGGCTCCGTGCCTGCGATTTCAAGCTCTCCGGCTTGAAGACCCAGGCGCCGGCACCCTCGATTTCCACCTCTTCCCTGGAAAACGCGCTGAAAGTCCTGTGCGAGCGCTCTCCGCCCAAGCTGTTCGAACTGATCGAGAAAACCGTGATCCGAACTGCGTATGACTACTGCGAGCAGAATCAGGTGCAGACCGCGCGCCTCTTGGATATCAGCCGCAACGTCCTGCGCCACCGGCTGGCGATCTACGGCATGCTGCCCGGCGACAAGCCGCCGGAACCGGAGCGGCCCTTACCGGCCCGCCAGCACGGCTACGTTCCGCCGGCAGCCGAACTGGGCTGCTGCGACTGA
- a CDS encoding LLM class flavin-dependent oxidoreductase — protein MSKKRQIKLGAFLAPTGHHAASWRHPDTHPAGGTDFEHFKKLAAIAEKAKFDAIFTADSDGIWSRSADKEVLRRDGHGPGFEPITLYSALSAVTKNIGFVATASTTYNDPYHIARKYASLDLISGGRAGWNVVTSGNRDAAYNFGLEAHPDHGDRYRRATEFVEVVKGLWDSWEDDALIYDKASGVFADPDKLHTLNHKGEFYSVRGPLNVPRSPQGHPVLVQAGASEPGKELGARYADAIFAAWQTLEDAQAFYKDVKSRAPRYGRNPDHIKILPGVYPVIGRTEQEAKDKLEQLRALIDPKVGLSLLSTLGGLDTLSAYDLDGPVPTDLPETNDNKSRQRLLLELAARENLTIRGLYEWVAGARGHRVIHGTPESIADQLEEWFVNGAADGFNLLAPTYPTGLVEFAELVIPILQKRGLFRTEYEASTLRGNLGLPIPENRYAAARLQAKSA, from the coding sequence ATGAGCAAAAAACGCCAAATCAAGCTCGGCGCGTTCCTCGCCCCCACCGGCCACCATGCCGCTTCCTGGCGCCATCCGGATACCCACCCGGCCGGCGGGACCGATTTCGAGCACTTCAAGAAGCTCGCGGCCATCGCCGAGAAAGCCAAATTCGACGCGATCTTCACCGCCGACAGCGACGGCATCTGGTCGCGTTCCGCGGACAAGGAAGTGCTGCGCCGCGACGGCCACGGACCGGGCTTCGAGCCGATCACGCTGTACTCGGCGCTATCCGCCGTGACCAAGAACATCGGCTTCGTGGCGACGGCCTCGACCACCTATAACGACCCTTACCACATCGCCCGCAAGTACGCCTCGCTGGATCTCATCAGCGGCGGCCGCGCCGGCTGGAACGTGGTGACCTCGGGCAATCGGGATGCCGCCTACAACTTCGGCCTGGAGGCCCATCCCGATCACGGCGACCGTTACCGCCGCGCCACCGAATTCGTCGAAGTGGTGAAAGGCCTGTGGGACAGCTGGGAAGACGATGCCCTCATCTACGACAAGGCAAGCGGCGTCTTCGCCGATCCCGACAAGCTGCATACGCTGAACCACAAGGGCGAGTTCTACAGCGTGCGAGGGCCTCTGAACGTACCGCGCTCGCCCCAGGGGCATCCGGTACTGGTCCAGGCAGGCGCATCGGAGCCGGGCAAGGAACTGGGCGCGCGCTACGCCGATGCCATCTTCGCCGCCTGGCAGACGCTGGAAGATGCACAAGCCTTCTACAAGGACGTCAAGAGCCGTGCGCCCAGGTACGGCCGCAACCCCGACCACATCAAGATTTTGCCCGGCGTCTACCCGGTGATCGGCCGCACCGAGCAGGAGGCCAAGGACAAGCTGGAGCAGCTGCGCGCCCTGATCGATCCCAAGGTCGGGCTGTCCCTGCTGAGCACATTGGGCGGCCTGGACACCCTGAGCGCCTACGACCTCGACGGTCCGGTGCCCACCGATTTGCCGGAAACCAACGACAACAAGAGCCGTCAACGCCTGCTGCTGGAACTGGCGGCAAGGGAAAACCTGACCATCCGCGGCCTCTACGAATGGGTCGCGGGCGCCCGCGGCCACCGCGTCATCCACGGCACGCCGGAAAGCATCGCCGACCAGCTGGAAGAATGGTTCGTCAACGGCGCCGCCGACGGCTTCAACCTGCTGGCGCCGACGTATCCGACCGGCCTGGTCGAGTTCGCGGAGCTGGTCATCCCCATCCTGCAGAAGCGCGGGCTGTTCCGCACCGAGTACGAAGCTTCCACCTTGCGCGGCAACCTGGGACTGCCGATCCCGGAGAACCGCTATGCTGCGGCCCGGCTTCAGGCGAAGTCGGCCTGA
- a CDS encoding cytochrome b/b6 domain-containing protein: MKQRILVWDLPTRIFHWTLALSFAGAYLTAESERWRDIHVLLGYTLAGLIAFRLIWGFTGTRYARFAEFVRGPSAITRYLKSLADGRPEHHVGHNPAGAVFVVLLLLLGIASGVSGWMVLEDSGGEWLEEVHEFFSNAMLAVVAVHILGVIVSSRLHGENLTLAMLTGRKQGEAGQAIPSPRPLAGLFLLAGLLGFWGWSVYDAGTHAETARSSLFGSAGPQEKDEDDD, translated from the coding sequence ATGAAACAACGCATCCTGGTATGGGACCTTCCCACCCGAATCTTTCACTGGACCCTCGCGCTGAGCTTCGCCGGTGCTTATCTCACTGCCGAAAGCGAGCGCTGGCGGGATATCCACGTGCTGCTCGGCTACACCCTGGCCGGCCTGATCGCATTCCGCCTGATCTGGGGATTTACCGGCACACGCTACGCCCGCTTCGCCGAGTTCGTACGCGGCCCGTCCGCCATCACCCGATATCTGAAGAGTTTGGCCGACGGCAGGCCGGAGCATCATGTCGGCCATAACCCGGCAGGCGCGGTTTTCGTCGTTTTGCTGCTGCTCCTGGGCATCGCCAGCGGGGTTTCCGGCTGGATGGTGTTAGAGGACTCCGGCGGCGAATGGCTGGAAGAGGTACATGAATTCTTCTCCAATGCCATGCTGGCGGTAGTCGCCGTGCATATCCTGGGGGTCATCGTCAGCAGCCGCCTGCACGGCGAAAATCTGACCCTGGCGATGCTCACCGGCAGGAAGCAAGGCGAGGCCGGACAAGCCATCCCCAGCCCCCGTCCGCTGGCGGGGCTGTTCTTGCTGGCTGGCCTCCTGGGATTCTGGGGCTGGTCCGTCTACGATGCCGGAACGCACGCGGAAACCGCCCGGTCTTCGCTCTTCGGCTCGGCCGGGCCGCAAGAAAAGGATGAAGACGACGATTGA
- a CDS encoding response regulator codes for MKTTIEPRLTEIETMRILLVEDDALLGDGLRARLKQAGFSPDWVRDGLSAWHALNTETFAALVLDLGLPKLAGLELLKRLREAKNPLPVLILTARDAVADRIAWLDAGADDYLVKPCDLGELAARLRALIRRSAGQAAPALEVGPLVLDPAGHRVSFRGQPVELSGREFALLHELAQEAGRVLSKEQLIQRLYPWGEEIESNAIEVHIHHLRRKLAADAIVTLRGVGYMIPRDLR; via the coding sequence ATGAAGACGACGATTGAACCCCGACTCACAGAGATCGAAACCATGCGGATATTGCTCGTCGAAGACGACGCCTTGCTCGGGGACGGCCTGCGGGCCAGGCTGAAGCAGGCCGGGTTCTCCCCGGACTGGGTCCGGGACGGGCTCTCCGCTTGGCACGCGCTGAACACCGAAACCTTTGCCGCCCTGGTACTCGATCTGGGTCTGCCGAAACTAGCGGGCCTTGAACTGCTCAAACGGCTGAGGGAAGCAAAAAACCCGCTGCCGGTCCTGATCCTGACCGCCCGCGACGCGGTAGCCGACCGCATCGCGTGGCTCGATGCCGGCGCCGACGACTACCTCGTCAAGCCCTGCGACCTGGGCGAACTGGCGGCCCGCCTGCGTGCACTGATCCGCCGCAGCGCCGGCCAAGCGGCGCCGGCACTGGAAGTCGGCCCGCTGGTACTGGACCCGGCCGGCCACAGGGTCAGCTTCCGGGGCCAGCCGGTGGAGCTTTCGGGCCGGGAATTCGCACTGCTGCACGAGTTGGCCCAAGAAGCCGGACGCGTGCTGTCCAAGGAACAGCTCATCCAGCGCTTGTATCCCTGGGGAGAGGAGATCGAGTCCAACGCCATCGAGGTACACATCCATCACCTGCGCCGGAAACTCGCCGCGGATGCGATCGTCACGCTGCGCGGCGTGGGCTACATGATCCCAAGGGACTTGCGATGA
- a CDS encoding SDR family NAD(P)-dependent oxidoreductase encodes MDLELKGKRAIVTGGSRGIGKAIARQLALEGADVVIAARTRKQLEQTADELSKETGRRVIPVVADTGDDASVERLIAATVAELSGVDILVNNAAVPGGISPATRLDQIVSDEVLEDVNIKVVGYLRTARAAAPHLVANGWGRIINIGGLAVRKAGRPVASLRNVGVATITKNLADELGPKGVNVTVVHPGATRTEGTDPALEATYASAVSIGRIVDAEEVAWVVAFLASPKSVSINGDAIATGGGSVGAIYY; translated from the coding sequence ATGGATCTCGAACTCAAAGGCAAACGCGCCATCGTTACCGGCGGCAGCCGCGGCATCGGCAAAGCCATCGCCAGACAGCTCGCGCTCGAAGGCGCCGATGTGGTGATCGCCGCCCGCACCCGCAAACAGCTGGAACAGACGGCGGACGAATTGTCCAAGGAAACCGGCCGAAGGGTCATCCCTGTGGTAGCCGATACCGGCGACGACGCGTCGGTCGAGCGGCTGATCGCCGCCACGGTGGCCGAACTGAGCGGCGTCGACATCCTGGTGAATAACGCGGCGGTCCCCGGCGGCATTTCACCCGCCACTCGGCTCGACCAGATCGTCAGCGACGAAGTGCTGGAAGACGTTAACATCAAGGTGGTCGGCTACCTGCGCACCGCACGGGCCGCGGCTCCCCACCTCGTCGCCAATGGCTGGGGACGCATCATCAACATCGGCGGGCTCGCTGTGCGCAAAGCGGGACGGCCCGTCGCATCGCTGCGCAACGTCGGCGTCGCGACGATCACCAAGAACTTGGCGGACGAACTGGGTCCCAAGGGCGTTAACGTTACGGTCGTGCATCCCGGAGCCACCCGCACGGAGGGTACCGATCCGGCACTGGAAGCCACATACGCCTCCGCTGTCAGTATCGGCCGCATCGTGGATGCGGAAGAAGTCGCCTGGGTGGTCGCCTTTCTGGCCTCGCCGAAAAGCGTATCGATCAACGGAGACGCGATCGCTACCGGCGGCGGAAGCGTCGGGGCAATCTACTACTGA
- a CDS encoding ATP-binding protein yields MKPAGSLRLRLLVGVLATVAVAWIAVAAAGYFKARHELDELLDAHLAQSASILLALLGEEADEIELEHTPRLHRYERQVAFQIWDSHRRLRLHSASAPAGRLSPADTGFSTQTTEGKRWRVFSLRSTAQGVLIQVGERVEAREDVSAEIAEQLLAPLGLALPLLAGILAFAIGRGLKPLNTMAREISARDAQRMEPILTEQAPAEIIPLVNQLNALFLRIQHSLENERRFIADAAHELRTPIAAIRAQAQVARAAADEAERQLALDKVLAGCDRATRLTEQLLTLARLDATITPPPAALCDLAQAARVVLTDLGPSAYDRGVELELVAPAPVFVRGEETLLQVMVRNLVDNAVRYSPGGSRVAVRLSMQKEQARLEVVDQGPGIPAAEREQVLQRFYRIVGTEASGSGLGLSIVARIADLHGARISMNEGGGGKGLRVAVSFPIDHSRPGV; encoded by the coding sequence ATGAAGCCGGCGGGCTCACTGCGCCTGCGCTTGCTGGTCGGCGTGCTGGCCACCGTGGCGGTCGCCTGGATCGCGGTGGCTGCGGCCGGCTATTTCAAGGCGAGGCACGAGCTGGACGAACTGCTCGACGCGCATCTGGCGCAATCCGCCTCCATCCTGCTGGCCCTGTTGGGGGAGGAAGCGGACGAGATCGAACTGGAACACACTCCCCGCCTTCACCGCTATGAGCGCCAGGTGGCTTTCCAAATCTGGGACAGCCACCGGAGGCTGCGGCTGCACTCGGCTTCCGCTCCGGCGGGCCGGCTATCCCCCGCCGACACAGGCTTCAGCACCCAGACCACGGAAGGTAAGCGGTGGCGAGTATTCAGCTTGCGCAGCACAGCCCAAGGGGTGCTGATCCAGGTCGGTGAACGCGTCGAAGCGCGGGAAGATGTCAGCGCTGAAATCGCCGAACAGCTGCTCGCCCCCTTAGGGCTCGCACTGCCCCTACTCGCCGGCATACTGGCGTTCGCCATCGGGCGGGGGCTCAAACCGCTCAACACAATGGCGCGGGAAATCTCGGCCCGTGACGCCCAACGGATGGAACCGATCCTGACGGAGCAGGCGCCCGCCGAAATTATTCCACTGGTGAACCAGCTCAATGCACTGTTCCTTCGTATCCAGCATTCGCTGGAAAACGAACGGCGTTTCATTGCCGATGCCGCCCATGAGTTGCGCACCCCGATCGCCGCCATCCGGGCCCAGGCGCAGGTCGCCCGGGCGGCCGCAGACGAGGCGGAACGACAACTAGCCCTGGACAAAGTGTTGGCCGGATGCGACCGCGCGACCCGCCTCACCGAACAGTTGCTGACGCTGGCACGCCTGGATGCGACCATCACGCCCCCCCCCGCCGCGCTCTGCGATCTCGCCCAAGCCGCACGTGTCGTCCTGACCGACTTGGGCCCTTCCGCCTACGACCGGGGCGTCGAACTCGAACTCGTCGCCCCCGCGCCGGTGTTCGTCCGCGGCGAAGAAACCCTGCTGCAGGTCATGGTGCGCAATCTGGTGGACAACGCCGTCCGCTACAGCCCCGGAGGAAGCCGAGTTGCGGTGCGGCTGTCCATGCAGAAGGAACAAGCCCGGCTCGAAGTCGTCGATCAAGGCCCCGGCATCCCGGCAGCCGAAAGAGAACAGGTCCTGCAACGGTTTTACCGGATCGTCGGCACCGAAGCGTCCGGCTCCGGGCTGGGGCTGTCGATCGTCGCCCGCATTGCGGACTTGCATGGCGCCCGTATTTCGATGAACGAGGGCGGAGGCGGGAAAGGGCTGAGAGTGGCGGTAAGTTTTCCCATCGACCACTCCCGTCCCGGTGTCTGA
- a CDS encoding 4Fe-4S binding protein, protein MIELLSQTRCIACNICVRVCPTNVFAEIAGNLPVIARKHDCQTCFLCEAYCPVDALYVAPQAEEPVEVDETELADAALLGSYRSAIGWAKERGRGADSDLSWRLLQTMR, encoded by the coding sequence ATGATCGAACTGCTCAGCCAAACCCGCTGCATTGCGTGCAACATCTGCGTCAGGGTCTGCCCTACCAACGTGTTCGCCGAAATCGCAGGAAACCTCCCGGTCATCGCCCGCAAGCACGACTGCCAGACCTGCTTCCTGTGCGAGGCTTATTGCCCGGTGGACGCGCTGTACGTCGCCCCGCAGGCGGAAGAGCCGGTCGAGGTCGATGAGACCGAGCTGGCCGATGCCGCGCTGCTGGGCAGCTACCGCAGCGCCATCGGCTGGGCCAAGGAGCGAGGCCGGGGCGCAGATTCGGATCTAAGCTGGAGGCTGTTGCAGACCATGCGCTGA
- a CDS encoding MFS transporter yields the protein MLMGTSAGTAVVVAALYGLSLGADERMLGLIAGSQSIGILVMGLPVGILVDRYGPTRLFVLGNLLGGTVYGLIPLVPTAEFLLQCMALISFFMPLRFVSLNTVFMERLPAIGVSKAGWARAAYMMGLLLVGPLLAARLTELMDFPSIYRLIAASFGLTVLISPIVFADCAKPGQTVKRLTVREVGTALALLGQDRQLRRVCSAEFMVQALNAYYAFFIIVIAVEVLGLSPESASGLAAVEGCSMVAALLFLGHPVSRMSPHSVFRIGLAAILTALPLLGLGRSAPVLWAGGLLLGLGLGMLQIVVISRLARVGGRFGQGKVSGLTAVVGPSGSFLGSLLGGVFGHSLGLQGVFLLFAPLFGLVVWPLLFGQDSHRNRVASAENPRHWTLRPSLAAALAIALVAGSYPPLPSDLAALEGKAAELWLKLRSALEPKPASAAARPYPQPI from the coding sequence GTGCTGATGGGCACCAGCGCCGGAACGGCGGTCGTCGTCGCCGCGCTTTACGGCCTGTCGCTGGGCGCGGACGAACGTATGCTGGGGCTCATCGCCGGCTCCCAGAGCATAGGCATACTGGTGATGGGCCTGCCGGTGGGCATTCTCGTCGACCGCTACGGCCCGACCCGGCTGTTCGTGCTGGGGAACCTGCTGGGCGGCACCGTCTACGGACTCATTCCGCTGGTTCCCACCGCCGAGTTCCTGCTGCAGTGCATGGCCCTCATCAGCTTCTTCATGCCGCTGCGTTTCGTTTCGCTCAACACCGTTTTCATGGAGCGGCTGCCGGCCATCGGCGTCAGCAAAGCCGGCTGGGCCCGCGCCGCCTACATGATGGGGCTGCTGCTGGTCGGCCCCTTGCTCGCCGCCAGGCTGACCGAATTGATGGATTTCCCGTCGATCTACCGGCTGATCGCCGCCAGTTTCGGCCTGACCGTGCTGATCTCGCCCATCGTCTTCGCCGATTGCGCCAAACCTGGACAAACCGTGAAGCGCCTGACCGTTCGGGAAGTCGGCACCGCGTTGGCCCTGCTGGGGCAGGACCGGCAGCTTCGGCGAGTTTGCTCCGCGGAATTCATGGTGCAGGCGCTCAACGCCTATTACGCCTTCTTCATCATCGTCATCGCCGTCGAAGTCCTCGGCCTGAGCCCGGAATCGGCGTCCGGGCTGGCTGCGGTGGAAGGCTGCAGCATGGTCGCCGCACTGCTTTTCCTGGGGCATCCCGTCAGCCGCATGAGCCCCCATTCGGTGTTCAGGATCGGACTGGCAGCGATCCTCACCGCCCTGCCCTTGCTGGGACTGGGCCGCAGCGCTCCCGTTTTGTGGGCCGGTGGGCTGCTGCTCGGCTTGGGGCTGGGGATGCTGCAGATCGTGGTGATCTCCCGCCTGGCCCGGGTCGGCGGCCGCTTCGGCCAAGGCAAGGTGTCCGGCCTGACTGCGGTGGTAGGCCCTTCCGGCTCATTCCTGGGAAGTCTGTTGGGCGGTGTGTTCGGGCATTCGCTGGGTCTGCAGGGCGTGTTCCTGCTGTTCGCCCCGTTGTTCGGGCTGGTCGTCTGGCCTCTGCTGTTCGGCCAAGACTCGCACCGGAACCGGGTGGCTAGCGCCGAGAATCCCCGCCACTGGACACTCAGGCCTAGCCTTGCAGCGGCGCTGGCCATCGCCCTCGTTGCCGGCTCCTACCCGCCGCTGCCGTCGGACCTCGCCGCGCTGGAAGGCAAGGCCGCCGAGCTGTGGCTGAAACTGCGTTCCGCACTCGAGCCGAAACCCGCATCCGCCGCCGCCCGCCCCTACCCACAACCGATTTAG